Proteins encoded within one genomic window of Amycolatopsis nigrescens CSC17Ta-90:
- a CDS encoding serine/threonine-protein kinase, whose product MLIADRYELDELPLGRGGMGAVHGGRDKHLDRRVAVKFLQLPGGPDDELERRFVREARILARLEHPGAPVLYDFGTFEQRLFQVLQFIDGVTVADLAGEYGPLPVPWAAAIGAQACAVLTAAHQLAICHRDLKPTNLMLCPDGAVKVLDFGLAMLREADVAQFTRAGQILGTPAYMAPEQIQRGVAGPQSDLYSLGCVLHEMLTGRQLFTGPTAYAVFERQVKERPSPVPGVPAELDRLIQSLLEKDPSNRPSDADALYRSLAPFAEDLPHLPGFLAPPGSPSPGRMYARVLGHVR is encoded by the coding sequence ATGCTCATCGCCGACCGGTACGAGCTCGACGAGCTCCCGCTCGGCCGGGGCGGTATGGGCGCGGTGCACGGCGGGCGCGACAAGCATCTCGACCGCCGGGTGGCGGTCAAGTTCCTGCAGCTGCCGGGCGGGCCGGACGACGAGCTGGAGCGGCGGTTCGTCCGGGAGGCCCGCATCCTGGCCAGGCTGGAACATCCCGGTGCGCCGGTGCTCTACGACTTCGGCACCTTCGAGCAGCGGCTTTTCCAGGTGCTGCAGTTCATCGACGGGGTCACCGTGGCCGACCTGGCTGGCGAGTACGGGCCGCTGCCGGTGCCGTGGGCCGCCGCCATCGGCGCGCAGGCCTGCGCGGTGCTCACTGCGGCGCACCAGCTGGCCATCTGCCACCGCGATCTCAAGCCGACGAACCTGATGCTCTGTCCCGATGGCGCGGTGAAGGTACTGGACTTCGGGCTGGCCATGCTGCGCGAGGCCGACGTCGCGCAGTTCACCAGGGCGGGCCAGATCCTCGGCACCCCGGCCTACATGGCGCCCGAGCAGATCCAGCGCGGGGTGGCCGGTCCGCAGAGCGATCTGTACTCACTCGGCTGTGTGCTGCACGAAATGCTCACCGGCCGCCAGCTGTTCACCGGCCCGACCGCGTACGCGGTGTTCGAGCGCCAGGTGAAGGAGCGGCCGTCGCCGGTGCCCGGGGTGCCGGCCGAGCTGGACCGCCTGATCCAAAGCCTGCTGGAGAAGGACCCGTCGAACCGCCCATCGGACGCGGACGCGCTCTACCGCAGCCTGGCGCCGTTCGCGGAGGATTTGCCGCACCTGCCCGGTTTTCTCGCCCCGCCCGGCAGCCCGAGCCCCGGCCGGATGTACGCCCGCGTCCTCGGCCACGTGCGCTGA